The genomic region CTTTGACATTTGTCCAGATCCGATTAGGCGCACGATATTCATAGTCGAGCGCGAGCAAATCTCGATCGTATCGGGAAAATTTCGCCTGTTGGGCAAAAGGATCAATCGGAATACCAACATCCCGCAAGCGATTCGATTGTCCCATCACGCGAAGGATATGTGATGGAGATATTGAAAAGTTGATCTTGGCATCCACCGTAAACCCGTTCAATCCAGTATTGATCAATCGGCCCATGGGCGTCTGCACGTCTTCAGCTTTCCGATGGTTGATGCCAAAAATATAACCCAATTTATTTAAATTTCCAGAAAGAATGAGTTGTTGAGAAAATTGCTGATTAACGCTGCTGTATTGCACCCGAGCTCCTGCCTTTATTGAATGCCGTTCGATTGATTTTGCCGGTTGTTTGGTGATGAAGTTCACGACCCCAGCGATGGCATCCGAGCCATAAAGCACGGAGGCTGGCCCTCGGATCACTTCAACTCGCTCGATTTGAGCCACATCGAGCAAAGGGGCATGCTGTCCATACGAGCGGAACACGTCCACCCGCATGCCATCGATCAAAGTTAAAAGTTGCGACTCCCGCAATCCTCGTAATACAATTTTTTGACTCCAGGTCCCACTGCTCTCATAAGTTAGGCCTGGCAAAAAGTCCAACAAATCTCCGATATTATCCACGCCGCGCTGCCAAACTTGAGCGTCTCGAACCGTTCCTACTGGCATATTTGTCTCGAAAACATTTTTTTCATAGCGATGAGCAGTAACCGTTATCCATGGCGCATAAAAGCTGATGCTATCTGTTTGCGATTGCTGTGCTTGAGCATCAGTGATAACGCGGGCAAAAATGCATAGTGAATAAAAAAGAAAAGCTATTTTTTTCATTGGAAAGACTCCGAATTTTTGCTTGGTATAATTTTTAATTGAGCAGAAAAAATTTTCATTGCGATGATTTTTCAAAATGCAAAAGGGAAGGCAATCTGACATGCCCTCGAAGACATCATAATTTTTTTCTGCCGATTAGTTGATCGGAAGCCAAGGTTCTCGATTTTGCAATGGCGGATTCGTCGCTGCGGTTTTGCCAAACAAATGACTTCATATGAGTTTGGCAAATTCTGCTCGAACTGTAATGCCTGGCAACTGGCCGATTTTTCCGGTCATCGCACCGATTTCATCACCACTGCCATCAACAATTAGGGAGATAATTGAAAGATTTCGCTCTCTATAAGGTAGGCCCATCCTGCCAATGATAATAGAGGAATAATCATGAAGGATTTGATTGAGTTTTTGGTAGGCGGCATCTCGGTCGTAAACGATGATGCCCACAAAACCTATTTTTCGTTCTTTGTTTTGATTGTTCATTTTTGCCTCCTTAATGTCGGGGAAGCCCCCTCCATTTTAGATGAGATGTTTTTGTTTGATAAAGTATGAATACAGTCAGAAATAACAGACATCCATTAAACAAATTGAACGATAAATTGCTTTAGTCAGCTCGAAGCGTCACTGAAAAAGTACTTCCCACATCAGGTTTGCTTTTCACCGAAATATCGCCATGATAAAGCTGGGTGATCTTTTTGACAATGGCCAATCCTAAACCGCTACCCAGGATATTTTTGGTCTTTTCATTTTTGATCCGAACGAACTCATTGAACAGCCGCAAGGTTTCTTCTTCTGTCATCCCAATTCCAGTGTCTTTCACGGCGATCTGCACAGCTCCGTTATCTTGATGGAGAACGATATCTACTTTGCCGCCAGGTTTGTTATATTTTATCCCATTGGAGAGCAGATTATTGAGAATGATTTCAATCTCACCCGCGTCAGCGGTCATCATAATGGGCGAATCTGCATGGAGTGTCAGCGATACATTGCGCTGATTGGCTTCTGGCTGAAGCGTTTCAATCGCTTTTTGAGCCAACTCGCGGATGTCAATCTGCTTTAATTCCCGCTGTTTCTGGCCCGATTCCAACCGAGTCAGATCGAGGAGGTCATGGATCAGCTTTCGCATTCCCTCGATTCGAACCATGCAGCGCTCAATCATGCTCTGATAAGCGTTCAAATCATTTCCTAAGGTTTTCTTATTGAGGATATCAAGGTAACCATCGATTGAATTGAGCGGAGATTTTAATTCATGAGCCAGCACAGAAATAAATTGAAATCGAACTTGATGCTTCTCCTGAGCCAGCTTGCGTAATTGTCGGGCGATGATCAAGCTCTGGGCAGCCTTATTGACCGTCTTTTTCAATTCGGCCGGTGTGAACGGCTTGGCTATGAAATCGAATGCACCCCGCTTCACTGCGGTCACTGCTGTCTCGATCGAGGCGTAGGCAGTGATCATGATGATCATCATTTCATTGGCCAACGAACTCACCTTTTCCAGAACCTCCAGTCCGCTCATCCCAGGCAGCTTATAGTCGAGCAACAAAATATCTGGCTGATTGGCCTCGATTTTCTCCACTGCTTGTTCGCCAGTTTCGGCCAGTTCGACTTCAAAAGCTATGGCCTCGTCCACATCGGGCAAATTGAGCCGATGTCGGGAGAGCGCCCGCTGAATGCTCAGTCGCATGCCCAGCTCGTCATCAACAACTAATGTTCTGAGAATTGGCATGGGGTTCCTCTTTTTCTCTTGTTTGCAATTTTAGCCCATCTGGTTCTCTGAGGCTTCATTGAAGAATTGCTTCATTCCAAAAGCGTCTCTTTTCTATGCAAAAGAAATTAAAATAGCATCGCCCTTTTCAATGATAAGCATCGCTACGCATTACAAGCTATTCTTTTAGGAGCTTTTTGATCTCACGCAACAATTGCTCAAACCGAATTGGTTTGGCAAGAAACGCATCGGCTTTGATCCAAGCTCGCTCCTCCTCAGTGGCTGCATCAAACTCCAGCCCAGTCTCGCTGGTAACGGCAGTTACAATGATGATCGGGAGATCCGAATCCTGCTTTTTGATGTGGTACGCCAGTGAAAAACCATCATCAAAATGCTCCATCATCAAATCTACGATGGCCAAATCAGGATGCAAAGTAGCTAATAGCTCTTCGGCTTGCTTTTTCCCCTCAGCAGTAACAACATTGTAGCCAGCATCCTCAAGATTTATTCTCATCTGCATGAGAAAGTCGACATCATCGTCGACCACTAATATCGTTTTTTTTGTCCCTTGTGTTGTCATTTGCATTTCCTTATGAGAAATATGTTGACGAAATCTCTGTGCCTGCAAATTCATTTTTATTTCAAATTCAAAATTGGCATTAACAATTTGAACTTCGAATCTGTTCGATTATGTCAAATCAATTTAGCCCTGCTGAGCAAATAAAATCGCAGAGCGCTTCATACTTTGTTCGTTTTCAAATTCTATTTCGGGTTGCAGGAAAAACCATAAAAGATTTGTGTTGTCGCCAATATGATTTATCCTCCTAGCTCAGTCACATAGCTGCCAAGTGCTAATGAATGCGAAATGGCCCCGAAGGAGAAAATATCTCAGCTATGATCTGCCGCTTCTGCCAATGTCCCATTCGGTTTTCGGCCCGACCGAGGCAGAGTGATTGTAAAGCAGGTGCCAGTCGGCCCTGCGGCTGGATCCGCATTAGAAACTACATCGATCTTACCATAATGCATTTTGACGATCCCGTAAGTAATCGCCAGTCCCAGGCCAGTTCCCTTGCCAGATTTTTTGGTAGTAAAGAACGGCTCGAAGATTTTTGGGAGAATGCTCTCCGGAATGCCGATCCCGGTATCTTTCACGCTGATCCGAACTTGTTCCGCATCTCCCTCGGTTTGCACAATCAGTTGCCCTCCATTAGGCATAGCATTGACGCTGTTGCTGAAAAGATTGGTCAGCACCTGAATGATCTGATCTCGGTCCAGATCTACCATGGGATCGGTCAAATGGTGTTCCGCAATTACCGTGATGTTATCTGGAAATAAGATCGCCTTAATCGCATCGTCGATCAAGCTTCGCAGATCGACCTTTGTCAAATTGACCTTTGTTTGCCTGGCAAAATTCAAGAGACCTGCCACGATCTTCTTGGCCCGATCTGCATGCTGAGCGATCATCTCCAGATCTGTTCGGATTTCGGATTGGGCATCAAGTTCATCCAATAACAAATGGGCATACATAAGCACGACGCCGAGCGGGTTATTGATCTCATGCGCGATCCCAGCGGCAAGTTGACCCATGCTGGCCAATTTTTCCGATTGAATGAGCGCTTCCCGAGTGCTGGCCAATTGTTCATTGGAGATCGCCAGCTCATTGATCGTCTTATGCAATTGTTCGATGGAGTAGGGGAGACACATCTCGATTTCAGCTAACCCATTGCAGATGGCGATAGCATGCTCGCGACAGGTATCGTATCCGCACGCGCCGCAATTGAGTTCGTCTTCAGGTTTTGTTTTCCCCATTTGAGCCAAAACTTTCTGGATTTCAGTTTCGACCGGGGTTTTAGTGCGTTGATCATTGGGAATGAACGAACGAGACAGGTCGATGTGCTTGAATTTCTCCATGTAATAGACCCACTCCTCGAAATTCCGCTCCCGTATGATTTTTCGAGTGTAATTGCTCACCAGTGCCCGGCGGCGAAACAACGGTGCAGCCGTCGTCATGCCGGAACCCATGATGCAACCATCGCAGCAGAGGACATCTAATAATTTGGCATTGGTCTTTGTAGAACTGAATTCCATAATCGCATCGATGAAATTGGTGCGTCCGCTGGCGGAAATCACTTCGTTACTCACCAGGTCCTCATGGATATTCGCCGTCTCCAACAGTCCGCGGCCGATAGGAAATAAGGATCCCTTATGCGAACGCGGTGGATCAAAATCACTGGCGATGATGGTCTTGTGAGCACCATTGTTGCTCAAATAGGTATCGAACAAGTGATGCAACTCTTCAAAGGTCAAAACTTCATCGATTTCATCTGAGATCTCATCGCTGTAAGATTCCAATTTCTTGGCTAAGCATGGTCCAACAAACACGACTTTCAATTGATCTCCATGCATCTTGCGCAGCACTCGGGCGGTGGCTACCATAGGCGAAACGACCGGCGCCAACGCATCGATCAATTCGGGATGGTAGCGTTTCACATAACCAAATACTGCTGGACAGGGGGTGGTGATAAAAGCACGATCTTTTGCCTCTGCCAGGAGCTCCCTGGTTTTCCGAGCAACCAGATCCGCCCCAAATGCCACTTCATTGACGTATGTGAACCCCAGGGCGCGGATCATGCCCACCAATTGTTTATGATCCAGATCTCCAAACTCTGCTGCAAAGCTGGGAGCAATAATAGCTGCTACTTGCTCTCCAGATTTCAGCAGTTCGATCACCGCAGCGATGGAGCTAACCACGGATTTGGCCTTCTGGCTGCAAACGCGAACACAATTACCACAGCCAATACATCGCTCAGCGATGACTTCAGCCTGTCCATTGGCGATTCGGATCGCTTTCGCAGGACATTCTCGAACGCACGTGTAGCACATTCGACACCGGTCCTTGATGGTGGTGATCAGAGGTTGTCGATATTTGTCTCCCAACCTGCTACTCCTTTTTCAAAATAAATTCATTGTATGAGATCTTGGCGAACGATCCGCTCCGCTTTTTGTTTTGATATCCGATATTTCGCACTTCTAAAATGATTTCGACGCCACCGCTATTGATCTAACTTATTTGACGTTTTGATGAAGATTAGGCGCTCCCCATGATCAATGCATCAGGTCCTGAATACAGACGCCTTTGGCAATTAATTTTACAGGCTCTAAGCTGCGAGTACTCTCAGCTCAAGAGCTGATTTCTTGCTGAATGGGACCCTAACAATGCTGAATCTCATCTTAAAGCATTACCTCACGTTTCTGGTATCGTGTGTGGAGCAAATGATGGCTTTTCTCGCTGAGCGGAGTCCCCAGGAAATCCTGATAAAGTTTTTTAATGTACCGATTATTGTGAGCCGCTACGACTGCCGCATCGCGGTCGATATCATAAAGCAATTTCATCCGCGCCTTGATCGCATCGAAATTCGCAGCCAAAGGCTGTCCGCCGCCTGCAATGCAACCTCCAGGGCAGGTCATAACCTCGATGAAATGGAGCTGTTTTTTTCCTGTTCGCACCTGTTCGATCAATTCTCTAGCATTTTTCAATCCGCTCACCGAAGCCACATTTAACTCGAGATCTCCGATTTGAATTCGGGCTTGTTTGATCCCGTCTAAGCCGCGGAGGTCCATGATCCGCGGGGCGGCCATTTCTTTGCCGGTCAATAGAAAATGGGCGGTGCGGATTGCCGCCTCCATGACGCCGCCGGACACGCCGAACAACTTTCCTGCTGAGCTTCGCTCACCAAATGGCGAATCAGCGGGCTCGGGCGACATGTTTTTCAGATCCAATCCCCTCATTCGGATGATGCGCGCAAGCTCACGGGTGGTCAAAACAGCGTCAATATCTGGAACGCCGTGCTGAGTTAGTTCTGGTCGTTCAGCCTCAAATTTTTTAGCAGTACATGGCATAATCGATACGCTGAATATTCGTTTGGGATCTATCCCCTCACGCTCAGCGAAATAGCTCTTCACAATTGCCCCTAACATTTGCTGCGGGCTTTTGCAGGTGGATAGGTTTTCGATCATATCAGGATAAAATTGTTCCACAAATTTGATCCAGCCAGGAGAACAACTGGTCAGCATTGGCAATTTGCCCCCAGTCTGGATGCGCTGCACCAATTCGCTGGCCTCTTCCATCACGGTGAGATCGGCCGAAAAGGCAGTATCAAATACGCGATCGAACCCCAATTGCCGCAACGCCGCAGTCATGATGCCCACTACATCATTGCCAGGCTTTAAACCAAATTCCTCCCCGAGAGTGACTGAAATGCTTGGGGCGTGCTGGACGACAACAAACTTATCGGGATCATCTAATGCCGCAATGACCTCTTTGATGTCACTTTTTTCCCGCAATGCGCCAGTCGGGCAGACCATGATGCATTGTCCACAATTGATGCAACTGGAGATATTTAAACCAGAATCAAAGGCCGGTGCGATATGGGCCCGACTACCGCGATTCACAAAATCTATGGCGCTAACACCCTGGATCTCCTCACAGACGCGGACACATTTTCCACAAAGAATGCATTTCGATGGATCGCGAATGATGGACGGACTGGAGGTATCCACATGATATTCGTTTTTCTCACCAGCATAGCGGCGCTGTCGAACACCCAATTCTTCTGCCAGATTCTGGAGCTCGCACGACATGTTGCGCACGCAATAAAGACAATCGTCAGGATGGTTCGAGAGCAATAGTTCAACAATAGTTTTTCTGGCCCGAATCGCACGGGGGGAATGCGTCTTGATCTTCATCCCCGGTTGCACAGGATATGCACAACTGGGTATCAATCCAGAATATCCTTCGACTTCGACGACACACATGCGACAGGCTCCACTGGGAAAAAGTCCACTCAGATGGCATAATGTCGGGACCTTAATTCCAGTACGATTCAGCACCTCCAAAATTGTCTCATTTGGCCGTGCTTCTATTTTGCGATTGTTAATTTCGATTTGCATCGGTTTCTTCCCTCTATTCCGTCAAAATCTGATGATCTTTATCTGTCTAAGGTATGCGATTCGCCCCCGCAAATTGGTCAAGTCATGTTTGCAATTTTATCTTTCAAAAGAAGATGAATCGCTGTTAAATCTCTATTTCATGGCTGACCGAATCCGAATAGGAATCAACTTTTCTTGGAAATATGACCTCCCAAAGGCATCCCATTACACTCCGCGCAACACCTATTCATCACTGAGACACCTTCTTCATTCGCTATCACATCATTGCCTTTGGGAGGTTTTTTCCTTTCTCTCCGAAGCGTGTTGTTTGTATCCACATAAAAACCGCTGTCCGATCCGCCAAAAGAACAAGTGCAAAGGGTTCATTTTGGTCACGTCATTCCACAATAACCGCGCCGAACTTACATTTATCCACACAGGTGCCACAACCAATACATTTGTCCTGAATAATAAAATGTGGCGTTTTGGGATTGCCAACGATGGCCTCAGCAGGACAGTTTTTGGCGCAGAGCGTGCAGCCAGTACATTTACTCGTGTCGATTTTGTAGAACAGCAGTTCAGCGCAAACGCCGGCTGGGCATTTTCGTTCGTAAATGTGGGCCTCGTATTCCGATTTGAACCAGCGGAGCGTGCTTAGCACTGGATTGGGAGCCGATTTGCCCAAACCACAGAGGCTTGTGTCCTTAATCACCTCAGCCAAACGATTCAAATACATAACTCCCTTGAAACGCTCCAGCGCTGCAATCCCAGTTTCGCTACCCCGGCCACGGGTAATGCGCTGCAAAATTTCCAGCATTCGTCTGGTGCCCTCGCGACAGGGGATGCATTTGCCGCAACTTTCCCGTTGAATGAAATCCATGAAAAACTTGGCCACATCAACCATACATGTGGTTTCATCCATGACGACCAGACCACCAGAGCCCATCATCGCTCCAACCCCTTGGAGGGTCTCATAATCGATTTCGATATCGAGATGCTGTTCTGGGATACATCCTCCAGATGGGCCACCGATTTGAACGGCTTTATAAGATTTGCCATTGGGAATGCCGCCTCCAATGCGAAAGATAATATCGCGCAGCTTTGTCCCCATTGCAACTTCAACCAGGCCAGTATTAACGATTTTGCCAGATAAGGCAAAGACCTTTGTCCCTTTGCTCGCGGCTGTCCCTAAAGAACTAAACCACTCAGGACCTTTTAGCACAATTTCAGGTACATTGGCCAGGGTCTCCACATTATTGATCACAGTGGGCTGACCGAATAGTCCATGTTGAGTAGGATAGGGGGGACGAGGTCGTGGCATGCCCCTCTTGCCTTCAATGCTGTGAATGAGTGCGGTTTCCTCACCACAGACGAACGCCCCCGCTCCTTGTTTGATGATCACATCCAACGAAAAACCACTGTCCAAAATGTTGAAACCCAATAATCCATAATCTTTGGCCTGGGAAATGGCGGACTTGAGACGCCGAATCGCCAAAGGATATTCGGCGCGGATGTAAATGTAGGCTTTGTTCGCGCCGATACCATAAGCCGCGATGGAGAGCCCCTCTAATACGCGAAATGGGTCGCCTTCAATCACCGCCCGATCCATGAATGCACCCGGGTCCCCTTCATCGGCATTGCAGATGAAATATTTTTGATCGCCAGGTGTCGTTAATGCCAATTTCCATTTCCGACCAGTTAAAAAACCGCCGCCACCTCGACCGCGTAGGCCGCTTCGTTCGATCAAATCACAAAGCTCGGCTGGCGTCAACCGATGAATCGCCTTAGCAAGGGCCTGGTATCCACCGTTTGCGATATATTCTTCGATGCTGGTCGGATCAATAATGCCGCAATTGGCCAACACCCATCGGGTTTGTGGGGCAAAAAAAGGATGCTCAGTGATAAAAGGGACGTGCTGCCATGGCTGGGCAGCACCATCGGGGTATTGACAAATGACGTGATCCATCAAGACATCCCCAGCCAGCGCACAATCGAGAAGCTGATCAACTTTATTCTCGGTTATCTTCTGATACGAAATTCTGGTCCGATTGGGAAGCTGGATGTCCACGATCGGCTCGCCCACGCATAAGCCAACACAGCCGACTTCATAAACATCGGCAATCACATTTTTATCTTGCAAATACTGCTTAATCCTTTGCAAGGTATATCCAGCGCCAGCTCCCAGACCACAGGTTCCAGTGCCTACGAAGATGGCTGGACGTTCGAGCCGGGTACGACGATGATTCTGTAACTGCTCCAATCGTCGATGATGACAGGTTTGGTCATCATGGCAAAGCGGCCCCCGATTGATGCAGTCGATCAGATCTGGGCAGGGATGATCGAGACTATGCCAGCATCGATCACAACATTTGATGAAATTATTGACGTGAACCATTTCCTGCTCCTTTTCTGCGATAGGATTTGATGATGTTTCTGGCCTTATCAGGTGTGAGACTTGCATAGAACTCCCCGTTGATGGCGATGACGGGCGCCAATCCACAGGCTCCAATGCAAGCAACTACTTCGAGACTAAATAGCCCATCGCGGGTGGTATTGCCTGGTTCCAATTTGAGTTCTTGCTTTAACGCCTCTAACACCTTGGCTGAGCCCTTAACATGACAGGCGGTCCCTCGGCAAACTTGAATATGATATTGCCCCCGAGGTGAGAAACGGAATTGATTGTAAAAGGTCGCCACACCATATATCTTGCTGACGGGCAAACCAAGATGCCGGCCAATGGCGGCGATCGCTTCTTTTGAAAGATAACCCTGGCTCTCCTGCACCTCCTGCAAAATTGGAATCAGGGCATCTCGCTTCGCATTGGGGTATTTTTCCAAAATCGATTCAACTGATGGATTCATGTATGCCGACCTCTTTTCCTTTCAATGATTGTCTAGCAAAAAAAGCTACTTTTTCCACTGCCATAATCATATCTCGATTTTCGACATAAACATCTTCGGGCAATTTCAATTGTACTGGAGCGTAATTTAATAGTCCTTTGATCCCAGCCATCACCATCCGCTCGGCGATCTCCTGGGCCTCGTCCGGAGGCACAGCCAATATCCCAACAATGATATTGTTTTGTTTGATCACCTTCTCAAGCTCATCGATATGATAACAGCGACAACCATGGATCACACGGTTAATTTTGCTTGGATCGGTATCGAATGCCGCCATAATTTGTAGCTTTGGTCTACGACCTTGAAAATAATCTAACACCGCTCGGCCTAATTGCCCCAATCCCACTAACGCCACATTTTGCATCTCGGGAGCGTCGATGATCTCGCTGATGCTGCTCATCAATTGATTAATTTCATACCCATATACTGGCGATCCATAATATCCAGTGGGCGTAAGGTCTTTGCGCAATTGAGCGGCCGTCACTCCAGCCATAGCCGCTAACTCATGAGAATAAATATGGCTAACCCCTCGGGCCTGGAGCCCCAATAACAGCCTGCGATAAAGAATTAGTCGCTCGATCGATTTTTCTGAAATCTGTTCCATTGTTGTTTAATTGGACTGTTACATTTTTCACATTGTGAATTTTTTCACAGCTATAATATAACATTTCTTTTCAAAAAGTCAAGAAAAATTTTTGAAATTTTCAAAAAATTTTTGATGAATATATGAGACTGCAGGCAAATCCATTTTGCTGCCTACTGAAAGCAAATGGATAACAAACTGAGCTTTATTCTATTAGCTCGTGAAAAAATATCTCGATAAAGAGGAGCATCAATTAATTTTCAACCCAAACAATATATCGATAGCACCCGGAATTATAAAATCCATTTTGTTCACAACTTCATTTTGGTATAAAATTAGCCCAGTAAAATTTACATGAAAATTTCATCTGAATTTAATGATGCTGTCATCATTCTGTAATATTGAATAACGAAATTGAGTGTGGAAAAAAATAAAAGGTGAAAATATGAATACGATACTTGCCTGGGACATCAATATCTTTCTGCGTATATTTGGCTGGAACGGCCGAGCCTTTCTGGATCGGCTGATGAAGTTCGTCACCCGTACAGGCGATGGCTATTTGTATCCTTTTTTAGGGGGGATGATTTTGCTGCTGGATTGGCAAATCGGTTTGAAGGTGGTGCTCACTGGTCTGCTAGCGTTTGCCATCGAACTGCCGCTGTATAAACTGATCAAATCGAAGACCACCCGCCTGCGGCCTTTTGAGGCCTTGCCTGGAATCAAAAATCTTATTCATGCACCCGATCGATACAGTTTCCCATCGGGACATACGACAGCGGCATTCATCATCGCGATAGTGATCGGTGGTGGATTTCCTGTTCTTCTGATCCCGATGCTCATTTGGGCATCCCTGGTCGGCCTATCTCGGATATATTTGGGGGTGCACTTTCCGACCGATGTGCTGGTGGGAATGATCTGGGGAATCATTTCAGCTACTTTGGCCAGTCAACTTACTTAGCAGGGCTAATTTGGTTTAAACAAGGCTGAAATTCTATTGCTACGAACAATCATTTGACCAATTTCGATTGTCATATCAACTTTATTTATCCCGATAATCCCATTCTTCCTGTCAAATAATTTAAATCGTCACGAAACCAATGCGATTTCGATCTAGTTGCTTTGGACTTCCCAGATCGGAATATA from candidate division KSB1 bacterium harbors:
- a CDS encoding iron-only hydrogenase system regulator is translated as MNNQNKERKIGFVGIIVYDRDAAYQKLNQILHDYSSIIIGRMGLPYRERNLSIISLIVDGSGDEIGAMTGKIGQLPGITVRAEFAKLI
- a CDS encoding response regulator, with amino-acid sequence MPILRTLVVDDELGMRLSIQRALSRHRLNLPDVDEAIAFEVELAETGEQAVEKIEANQPDILLLDYKLPGMSGLEVLEKVSSLANEMMIIMITAYASIETAVTAVKRGAFDFIAKPFTPAELKKTVNKAAQSLIIARQLRKLAQEKHQVRFQFISVLAHELKSPLNSIDGYLDILNKKTLGNDLNAYQSMIERCMVRIEGMRKLIHDLLDLTRLESGQKQRELKQIDIRELAQKAIETLQPEANQRNVSLTLHADSPIMMTADAGEIEIILNNLLSNGIKYNKPGGKVDIVLHQDNGAVQIAVKDTGIGMTEEETLRLFNEFVRIKNEKTKNILGSGLGLAIVKKITQLYHGDISVKSKPDVGSTFSVTLRAD
- a CDS encoding response regulator codes for the protein MTTQGTKKTILVVDDDVDFLMQMRINLEDAGYNVVTAEGKKQAEELLATLHPDLAIVDLMMEHFDDGFSLAYHIKKQDSDLPIIIVTAVTSETGLEFDAATEEERAWIKADAFLAKPIRFEQLLREIKKLLKE
- a CDS encoding ATP-binding protein, which encodes MGDKYRQPLITTIKDRCRMCYTCVRECPAKAIRIANGQAEVIAERCIGCGNCVRVCSQKAKSVVSSIAAVIELLKSGEQVAAIIAPSFAAEFGDLDHKQLVGMIRALGFTYVNEVAFGADLVARKTRELLAEAKDRAFITTPCPAVFGYVKRYHPELIDALAPVVSPMVATARVLRKMHGDQLKVVFVGPCLAKKLESYSDEISDEIDEVLTFEELHHLFDTYLSNNGAHKTIIASDFDPPRSHKGSLFPIGRGLLETANIHEDLVSNEVISASGRTNFIDAIMEFSSTKTNAKLLDVLCCDGCIMGSGMTTAAPLFRRRALVSNYTRKIIRERNFEEWVYYMEKFKHIDLSRSFIPNDQRTKTPVETEIQKVLAQMGKTKPEDELNCGACGYDTCREHAIAICNGLAEIEMCLPYSIEQLHKTINELAISNEQLASTREALIQSEKLASMGQLAAGIAHEINNPLGVVLMYAHLLLDELDAQSEIRTDLEMIAQHADRAKKIVAGLLNFARQTKVNLTKVDLRSLIDDAIKAILFPDNITVIAEHHLTDPMVDLDRDQIIQVLTNLFSNSVNAMPNGGQLIVQTEGDAEQVRISVKDTGIGIPESILPKIFEPFFTTKKSGKGTGLGLAITYGIVKMHYGKIDVVSNADPAAGPTGTCFTITLPRSGRKPNGTLAEAADHS
- a CDS encoding NADH-dependent [FeFe] hydrogenase, group A6 — translated: MQIEINNRKIEARPNETILEVLNRTGIKVPTLCHLSGLFPSGACRMCVVEVEGYSGLIPSCAYPVQPGMKIKTHSPRAIRARKTIVELLLSNHPDDCLYCVRNMSCELQNLAEELGVRQRRYAGEKNEYHVDTSSPSIIRDPSKCILCGKCVRVCEEIQGVSAIDFVNRGSRAHIAPAFDSGLNISSCINCGQCIMVCPTGALREKSDIKEVIAALDDPDKFVVVQHAPSISVTLGEEFGLKPGNDVVGIMTAALRQLGFDRVFDTAFSADLTVMEEASELVQRIQTGGKLPMLTSCSPGWIKFVEQFYPDMIENLSTCKSPQQMLGAIVKSYFAEREGIDPKRIFSVSIMPCTAKKFEAERPELTQHGVPDIDAVLTTRELARIIRMRGLDLKNMSPEPADSPFGERSSAGKLFGVSGGVMEAAIRTAHFLLTGKEMAAPRIMDLRGLDGIKQARIQIGDLELNVASVSGLKNARELIEQVRTGKKQLHFIEVMTCPGGCIAGGGQPLAANFDAIKARMKLLYDIDRDAAVVAAHNNRYIKKLYQDFLGTPLSEKSHHLLHTRYQKREVML
- a CDS encoding NADH-quinone oxidoreductase subunit NuoF, whose protein sequence is MVHVNNFIKCCDRCWHSLDHPCPDLIDCINRGPLCHDDQTCHHRRLEQLQNHRRTRLERPAIFVGTGTCGLGAGAGYTLQRIKQYLQDKNVIADVYEVGCVGLCVGEPIVDIQLPNRTRISYQKITENKVDQLLDCALAGDVLMDHVICQYPDGAAQPWQHVPFITEHPFFAPQTRWVLANCGIIDPTSIEEYIANGGYQALAKAIHRLTPAELCDLIERSGLRGRGGGGFLTGRKWKLALTTPGDQKYFICNADEGDPGAFMDRAVIEGDPFRVLEGLSIAAYGIGANKAYIYIRAEYPLAIRRLKSAISQAKDYGLLGFNILDSGFSLDVIIKQGAGAFVCGEETALIHSIEGKRGMPRPRPPYPTQHGLFGQPTVINNVETLANVPEIVLKGPEWFSSLGTAASKGTKVFALSGKIVNTGLVEVAMGTKLRDIIFRIGGGIPNGKSYKAVQIGGPSGGCIPEQHLDIEIDYETLQGVGAMMGSGGLVVMDETTCMVDVAKFFMDFIQRESCGKCIPCREGTRRMLEILQRITRGRGSETGIAALERFKGVMYLNRLAEVIKDTSLCGLGKSAPNPVLSTLRWFKSEYEAHIYERKCPAGVCAELLFYKIDTSKCTGCTLCAKNCPAEAIVGNPKTPHFIIQDKCIGCGTCVDKCKFGAVIVE
- the nuoE gene encoding NADH-quinone oxidoreductase subunit NuoE is translated as MNPSVESILEKYPNAKRDALIPILQEVQESQGYLSKEAIAAIGRHLGLPVSKIYGVATFYNQFRFSPRGQYHIQVCRGTACHVKGSAKVLEALKQELKLEPGNTTRDGLFSLEVVACIGACGLAPVIAINGEFYASLTPDKARNIIKSYRRKGAGNGSRQ
- a CDS encoding redox-sensing transcriptional repressor Rex, with the translated sequence MEQISEKSIERLILYRRLLLGLQARGVSHIYSHELAAMAGVTAAQLRKDLTPTGYYGSPVYGYEINQLMSSISEIIDAPEMQNVALVGLGQLGRAVLDYFQGRRPKLQIMAAFDTDPSKINRVIHGCRCYHIDELEKVIKQNNIIVGILAVPPDEAQEIAERMVMAGIKGLLNYAPVQLKLPEDVYVENRDMIMAVEKVAFFARQSLKGKEVGIHESIS
- a CDS encoding phosphatase PAP2 family protein, with the protein product MNTILAWDINIFLRIFGWNGRAFLDRLMKFVTRTGDGYLYPFLGGMILLLDWQIGLKVVLTGLLAFAIELPLYKLIKSKTTRLRPFEALPGIKNLIHAPDRYSFPSGHTTAAFIIAIVIGGGFPVLLIPMLIWASLVGLSRIYLGVHFPTDVLVGMIWGIISATLASQLT